A genomic region of Streptomyces sp. NBC_00247 contains the following coding sequences:
- a CDS encoding UDP-glucose dehydrogenase family protein translates to MRVSVIGCGHLGIPHAAAMAEIGHEVIGVDLDRAKIDRLNAGDSPIYEEGLPELLAIHTASGRLRFTTSLAEAAEFADVHFLAVGTPIDADGRSYDTGQVFGVARALAPHLTRPAVVIGKSTVTVGTARDLGALLARLSPAGVDVEVVWNPEFLREGHAIDDTLRPDRIVVGVPSARAEDVVREVYAPLLANGIPLFVTDPATAELLKGAANAYLGMKISFINGVADMCDAAGADVQQLIEAIGVDPRIGRGGLNAGPGYGGGCLPKDVRAFTASARALGAAEAATMLRAAEEVNESRPAAALKLVEQTLGRPVDGVRVTVWGASFKAGTNDVRESPALAVAALMHQRGATVTVHDPHANPTALRRNPELDYAEDLNTSVQSAELVVLATEWPHFREADPKALAPLVAAPVLVDLRNLVDADAWRMAGWTVRQLGRPAQK, encoded by the coding sequence ATGCGCGTATCCGTCATCGGTTGCGGTCACCTGGGCATCCCGCACGCCGCCGCCATGGCCGAGATCGGCCACGAGGTCATCGGCGTGGACCTGGATCGGGCGAAGATCGACCGCCTCAACGCGGGCGACAGCCCCATCTACGAGGAGGGCCTGCCCGAACTCCTCGCCATCCACACCGCCTCGGGGCGTCTGCGGTTCACGACCAGCCTGGCCGAGGCGGCCGAGTTCGCCGACGTCCACTTCCTCGCGGTGGGCACGCCCATCGACGCCGACGGGCGCAGCTACGACACCGGGCAGGTCTTCGGCGTGGCCCGCGCCCTCGCGCCGCACCTGACCCGCCCGGCCGTCGTCATCGGCAAGTCCACGGTCACCGTGGGCACCGCGCGGGACCTCGGCGCTCTCCTCGCGCGCCTCTCCCCGGCCGGTGTGGACGTGGAGGTCGTCTGGAACCCCGAGTTCCTCCGCGAAGGCCATGCCATCGACGACACCCTGCGGCCCGACCGGATCGTCGTCGGCGTCCCCTCGGCCCGAGCGGAGGACGTCGTACGGGAGGTCTACGCACCCCTCCTGGCCAACGGCATCCCGCTGTTCGTGACCGACCCGGCCACCGCAGAACTCCTCAAGGGCGCCGCCAACGCGTACCTCGGCATGAAGATCTCCTTCATCAACGGCGTCGCCGACATGTGCGACGCGGCAGGGGCCGACGTCCAACAGCTGATCGAGGCCATCGGCGTCGACCCGCGCATCGGCCGCGGCGGCCTCAACGCCGGCCCCGGATACGGCGGCGGCTGCCTCCCGAAGGACGTCCGCGCCTTCACCGCCTCCGCCCGCGCCCTGGGAGCCGCCGAGGCCGCGACCATGCTGCGGGCCGCGGAGGAGGTCAACGAGTCCCGGCCCGCCGCCGCCCTGAAGCTCGTCGAGCAGACCCTCGGCCGACCGGTCGACGGGGTACGCGTCACCGTCTGGGGCGCCTCCTTCAAGGCCGGCACCAACGACGTCCGCGAATCACCCGCCCTCGCCGTCGCCGCCCTCATGCACCAGCGGGGCGCGACCGTCACCGTCCACGACCCGCACGCCAACCCCACCGCGCTGCGCCGCAACCCCGAACTCGACTACGCCGAAGACCTGAACACCTCCGTCCAGAGCGCCGAACTGGTCGTCCTGGCGACCGAGTGGCCCCACTTCCGCGAGGCCGACCCCAAGGCCCTCGCCCCCCTGGTCGCGGCCCCGGTCCTCGTCGACCTCCGCAACCTCGTCGACGCCGACGCCTGGCGCATGGCCGGATGGACCGTACGCCAACTCGGACGACCCGCACAGAAGTAG
- a CDS encoding type II toxin-antitoxin system CcdA family antitoxin — protein sequence MSSTTRITVTLPSDQVAELRKLTDNVSGYVAEAVARQIRHQLLGDDLRRHEEEHGHFSDEELAEARSKIFGAVGTSKGADAA from the coding sequence ATGTCCTCCACGACGCGCATCACCGTCACGCTCCCCAGCGACCAGGTGGCGGAGCTCCGCAAGCTCACGGACAACGTCTCCGGCTACGTGGCGGAAGCCGTGGCCCGCCAGATCCGGCACCAGCTCCTGGGCGACGATCTCCGCCGCCACGAGGAAGAACACGGTCACTTCAGCGACGAGGAGCTCGCGGAGGCCCGCTCTAAGATCTTTGGTGCCGTCGGCACCTCCAAGGGCGCGGACGCGGCATGA
- a CDS encoding polysaccharide deacetylase family protein, which produces MAKHKGRGWYGKVLAAALGVTVGAVAMSMWTAQADTTGVRQPQAHVSAPAIQPVAVGIVHASDAGAKGVNITIDDGPDPVWTPQVLQLLKENGVKATFCMVGTQAKAYPDLVKAVVADGHRLCDHTVSHDTTMDKKSEAYQRQQILDAERMITEASGGVRPMYYRAPGGAFTPYSRQLAASRGMRPLGWNVDTKDFEHPGVETIVATVKSEIADGPTILFHDAGGDRAQTLDALREVLPWLKEQGYTFGFPVR; this is translated from the coding sequence ATGGCAAAGCACAAGGGGAGGGGCTGGTACGGCAAGGTTCTCGCCGCGGCGCTCGGAGTGACCGTGGGAGCCGTCGCCATGTCGATGTGGACCGCGCAGGCCGACACCACCGGGGTGCGGCAGCCGCAGGCGCACGTCTCGGCACCGGCCATCCAGCCCGTGGCCGTGGGCATCGTGCACGCCTCCGACGCCGGAGCCAAGGGCGTCAACATCACCATCGACGACGGACCGGACCCGGTCTGGACGCCGCAGGTGCTGCAACTCCTCAAGGAGAACGGCGTGAAGGCGACGTTCTGCATGGTGGGCACGCAGGCCAAGGCGTACCCGGACCTGGTCAAGGCGGTCGTGGCGGACGGGCACCGGCTGTGCGACCACACGGTCTCGCACGACACCACCATGGACAAGAAGTCCGAGGCCTACCAGCGGCAGCAGATCCTGGACGCCGAACGCATGATCACCGAAGCTTCCGGCGGCGTCCGGCCGATGTACTACCGTGCCCCAGGTGGTGCCTTCACCCCGTACAGCCGGCAACTGGCCGCCTCCCGGGGAATGCGCCCGCTGGGCTGGAACGTCGACACCAAGGACTTCGAGCACCCTGGGGTGGAGACCATCGTCGCGACCGTCAAGAGCGAGATCGCCGACGGCCCGACCATCCTCTTCCACGACGCGGGCGGCGACCGGGCCCAGACCCTGGACGCCCTGCGCGAGGTCCTGCCGTGGCTGAAGGAGCAGGGCTACACCTTCGGCTTCCCGGTCCGGTAG
- a CDS encoding SDR family NAD(P)-dependent oxidoreductase translates to MGQRRVVVSGGGTGIGRAVAEVFAADGDHVILIGRREEPLERAAGELDAAHGAGTASWVAADLSDPGQARRAVEFCTAGGAQVDVIVANAGGNVAPAHDGTLEGVADSFRRNFEANVLTAVLLTEGLLPHLTRPGGRIVQMSSIAALRGPGSYGGSKATVNAYTVDLAQKLGPQGITVNAVAPGFVADTEFFGDRATPEFVATRTKQSLTGQAGRPSDIAAAVHYVASPEAAYMTAQIVHVNGGAALGR, encoded by the coding sequence GTGGGGCAGCGCAGGGTCGTGGTGTCGGGTGGCGGTACGGGGATCGGGCGGGCGGTGGCCGAGGTCTTTGCGGCGGACGGCGACCACGTCATCCTCATCGGGCGGCGCGAGGAGCCCCTGGAGAGGGCCGCCGGAGAGCTCGACGCCGCGCATGGTGCGGGAACGGCCTCCTGGGTCGCCGCCGATCTGAGCGATCCCGGCCAGGCCCGCAGAGCCGTGGAGTTCTGCACCGCGGGCGGCGCGCAGGTCGACGTGATCGTCGCCAACGCCGGCGGCAACGTCGCACCGGCCCACGACGGCACCCTCGAAGGCGTCGCGGACAGCTTCCGCCGCAACTTCGAGGCCAACGTGCTCACCGCAGTGCTGCTCACCGAAGGATTGCTGCCGCACCTCACCCGGCCCGGCGGCCGGATCGTCCAGATGTCGTCCATCGCCGCGCTGCGCGGCCCCGGTTCGTACGGCGGCTCCAAGGCCACCGTCAACGCCTACACCGTCGACCTGGCGCAGAAGCTCGGCCCGCAGGGCATCACCGTGAACGCGGTCGCTCCAGGCTTTGTCGCCGACACCGAGTTCTTCGGCGACCGGGCCACGCCCGAGTTCGTCGCCACCCGGACCAAGCAGTCACTGACGGGCCAGGCGGGCCGCCCCTCGGACATCGCCGCCGCGGTGCACTATGTGGCGTCACCTGAAGCGGCGTACATGACGGCGCAGATCGTGCATGTGAACGGGGGAGCAGCGCTGGGGCGGTGA
- a CDS encoding DNA-binding protein, translated as MSERIETLVLDSEGLSAWIAQDRKLLAMLQVFHDMGADLVIGANTIVEVSHARTNMPRLNWTLSRVKVEPVTEQAAKAAAELLKSAGLHGHKYAIDATVAEVALRQPKPVALLTSDSDDMAKLCGSQVRIVSI; from the coding sequence ATGAGCGAGCGCATCGAGACGCTCGTCCTGGACTCGGAAGGGCTCTCCGCCTGGATCGCGCAGGACCGCAAACTCCTCGCGATGCTGCAGGTCTTCCACGACATGGGAGCCGACCTCGTGATCGGGGCGAACACCATCGTGGAAGTCAGCCACGCACGGACCAATATGCCGCGTCTGAACTGGACACTGTCCCGCGTCAAGGTGGAACCGGTCACCGAGCAAGCGGCCAAAGCAGCAGCGGAGCTGCTCAAAAGCGCGGGGCTGCACGGGCACAAGTACGCCATCGACGCCACGGTCGCCGAGGTCGCGCTGCGGCAGCCGAAACCTGTCGCCCTGCTGACCTCCGACAGCGACGACATGGCCAAGCTCTGCGGCAGCCAGGTCCGCATCGTCTCGATCTGA
- a CDS encoding PIG-L family deacetylase: protein MTDRPLTLMAVHAHPDDEATGTGGVLARYAAEGIRTVLVTCTDGGCGDGPGGVKPGDPGHDPAAVASMRRQELEASCGVLKVSDLEMLDYADSGMIGWAANEAPGSFWQTPVAEGAARLAELMRHYRPDVVVTYDENGFYGHPDHIQAHRITMAALEMTAQDETALTPKVYWTTMPRSMMRRFGETMAEFQEDMPEPDPAEAAALAEIGLPDDEITTWVDATAFSGQKFDALAAHASQGENIFFLRMGKERFGELMGVETFVRVKDVTDATLPENDLFAGLR, encoded by the coding sequence ATGACTGACCGCCCCTTGACGCTCATGGCTGTGCACGCCCACCCCGACGACGAGGCCACCGGCACCGGCGGGGTGCTCGCGCGGTACGCGGCGGAGGGAATCCGCACGGTTCTCGTGACCTGTACCGACGGCGGGTGCGGGGACGGACCGGGAGGCGTCAAGCCTGGCGATCCCGGGCACGATCCGGCGGCCGTCGCCTCGATGCGTCGCCAGGAGCTCGAAGCGAGCTGTGGCGTCCTGAAGGTCAGCGATCTGGAGATGCTGGACTACGCCGACTCCGGGATGATCGGGTGGGCGGCCAACGAGGCCCCCGGATCCTTCTGGCAGACCCCTGTGGCGGAGGGCGCCGCCCGGCTCGCGGAACTCATGCGGCACTACCGGCCCGATGTGGTGGTCACCTACGACGAGAACGGCTTCTACGGACACCCCGACCACATCCAGGCCCACCGCATCACCATGGCCGCGCTGGAGATGACCGCGCAGGACGAGACGGCGCTGACACCGAAGGTGTACTGGACGACCATGCCCCGCTCGATGATGCGGCGGTTCGGCGAGACCATGGCCGAGTTCCAGGAGGACATGCCGGAGCCCGACCCTGCCGAAGCCGCCGCGCTGGCCGAGATCGGCCTTCCCGACGACGAGATCACCACGTGGGTGGACGCCACCGCGTTCAGCGGCCAGAAGTTCGACGCACTGGCCGCCCACGCCAGTCAGGGCGAGAACATCTTCTTCCTCAGGATGGGCAAGGAGAGGTTCGGCGAGTTGATGGGTGTGGAGACCTTCGTGCGGGTCAAGGACGTCACCGACGCGACCCTGCCCGAGAACGATCTGTTCGCCGGACTGCGCTGA
- a CDS encoding esterase-like activity of phytase family protein — protein sequence MAPKRTYAALGALVVAGGLLAGTGAASAHQQSRGPVAFQRTATYPVFQNRPTGEDPATATVAEISATSEDGETLVYTDALARRIGFLDISDPGAPRGLGTLSLAALGDAEDEPTSVAVVGPYVLVVVNTSASFAQPSGRLDVISLRDRHRVTSFDLGGQPDSVAITEDGRYAAVAIENERDEEATPPGGEEGDLPQAPAGFVQIVDLKGGSPLQWRTRAVPFTRPDGSALPVLAAAGIAEPTDPEPEYVSVNSRDQLAVTLQENNGIALVDLPTGRITRAFSAGTDTVTGIDTVKDGVIDQTGSITDVPREPDAVGWVDDRYLATANEGDWKGGTRGWSVFDSRTGKVAWDAGNTFERLAVRYGLHDEDRSAKKGTEPEGVVVAAYHGVRYAFVGSERSNFVAVYDLSDPTAPVFRQILPTTNGPEGLLPIPSRGLLAVSSEEDDASVNVRASVSLFRLGEGTPAFPSILSASDSTGAPLGWGALGALSAAPGKPHELYTVTDAAYSLTRIMTIDTAREPAVITRALPVKDATGKPVGYDAEGIYARPQGGFWLAVEGATGAGNQLVRLDRDGTTRQIVPLPADVAAGLTKQGFEGVTATTDRQGHEVVWATLQREVKGDPAGVVRLGRYDVRTGTWSWYGYRIGTTTTPGDWIGLSEITVVGDKLALIERDKLNGPAAVIKRIHTVDLPKSASATGALQVLPKTLAKDVLPALRATNGWTQEKLEGLTVGADGQVYAVTDNDGLADATGETVFLRLGSSRKVFGRD from the coding sequence ATGGCCCCGAAGAGAACGTACGCCGCACTCGGCGCCCTGGTCGTCGCCGGCGGCCTGCTGGCCGGTACGGGCGCGGCGAGCGCCCACCAGCAGTCGCGGGGGCCGGTCGCCTTCCAGCGCACCGCGACCTACCCGGTCTTCCAGAACCGGCCCACCGGGGAGGACCCGGCCACGGCCACCGTCGCCGAGATCTCCGCGACCAGCGAGGACGGCGAGACCCTCGTCTACACCGACGCGCTCGCCCGCCGCATCGGCTTCCTCGACATCAGCGACCCCGGCGCGCCGCGCGGACTCGGCACGCTGTCCCTGGCCGCACTCGGCGACGCCGAGGACGAACCGACCTCCGTCGCCGTGGTCGGCCCGTACGTCCTCGTCGTGGTCAACACCAGTGCCTCCTTCGCCCAGCCGTCCGGACGCCTCGACGTCATCTCGCTGCGCGACCGCCACCGGGTCACCAGCTTCGACCTGGGCGGCCAGCCGGATTCCGTCGCGATCACCGAGGACGGTCGGTACGCCGCCGTCGCGATAGAGAACGAGCGCGACGAGGAGGCGACCCCGCCCGGCGGCGAGGAGGGCGACCTCCCCCAGGCCCCGGCCGGGTTCGTGCAGATCGTGGACCTCAAGGGCGGCTCGCCGCTGCAGTGGCGCACCCGAGCGGTGCCGTTCACCCGCCCCGACGGCAGTGCGCTCCCCGTGCTGGCCGCCGCCGGCATCGCCGAGCCGACCGACCCGGAGCCGGAGTACGTCTCCGTCAACAGCCGCGACCAACTCGCGGTCACCCTCCAGGAGAACAACGGCATCGCGCTGGTCGACCTGCCGACAGGACGGATCACCAGGGCCTTCAGCGCCGGTACGGACACGGTCACCGGCATCGACACCGTCAAGGACGGCGTGATCGACCAGACCGGATCGATCACCGACGTGCCGCGTGAACCCGACGCCGTCGGCTGGGTCGACGACCGCTACCTGGCGACCGCCAACGAGGGCGACTGGAAGGGCGGCACCCGCGGCTGGTCCGTGTTCGACAGCCGCACCGGGAAAGTCGCGTGGGACGCGGGCAACACCTTCGAGCGGCTCGCCGTCCGCTACGGCCTCCACGACGAGGACCGCTCCGCGAAGAAGGGCACCGAACCCGAAGGCGTGGTGGTCGCCGCCTACCACGGGGTCCGTTACGCCTTCGTGGGCTCGGAGCGGAGCAACTTCGTCGCCGTCTACGACCTGAGCGACCCGACCGCACCCGTCTTCCGGCAGATCCTGCCCACCACCAACGGTCCCGAGGGCCTGCTACCGATCCCGTCCCGGGGCCTCCTCGCGGTCTCCAGCGAGGAGGACGACGCCTCGGTCAACGTACGGGCCTCCGTCAGCCTCTTCCGGCTGGGCGAGGGGACACCGGCGTTCCCCAGCATCCTGTCCGCCTCGGACTCCACCGGCGCCCCCCTCGGCTGGGGCGCGCTCGGCGCCCTCTCCGCCGCCCCCGGCAAGCCGCACGAGCTGTACACCGTGACCGACGCGGCGTACTCCCTCACCCGGATCATGACCATCGACACGGCCCGTGAGCCCGCGGTCATCACCCGCGCCCTCCCGGTCAAGGACGCGACGGGCAAGCCGGTCGGCTACGACGCCGAGGGCATCTACGCCCGCCCCCAGGGCGGGTTCTGGCTCGCGGTGGAGGGCGCCACGGGCGCCGGCAACCAGCTGGTGCGCCTCGACCGCGACGGAACCACCCGCCAGATCGTCCCGCTCCCGGCGGACGTCGCCGCGGGGCTGACGAAGCAGGGCTTCGAAGGCGTCACCGCGACCACCGACCGCCAGGGGCACGAGGTCGTCTGGGCAACCCTGCAACGCGAGGTCAAGGGCGACCCGGCGGGCGTCGTACGCCTCGGCCGGTACGACGTACGGACCGGCACCTGGAGCTGGTACGGGTACCGGATCGGTACCACGACCACCCCGGGCGACTGGATCGGGCTCTCCGAAATCACCGTGGTCGGCGACAAGTTGGCGCTGATCGAGCGCGACAAGCTCAACGGCCCGGCCGCCGTGATCAAGCGGATCCACACCGTGGACCTGCCCAAGTCGGCTTCCGCCACAGGTGCGTTGCAGGTGCTGCCCAAAACGCTCGCCAAGGACGTGCTGCCCGCACTCCGGGCCACGAACGGCTGGACCCAGGAGAAGCTCGAAGGGCTGACCGTGGGTGCGGACGGGCAGGTCTACGCCGTCACCGACAACGACGGCCTCGCGGACGCCACGGGTGAAACGGTGTTCCTGCGGCTGGGGTCGAGCCGGAAGGTCTTCGGGCGGGACTGA
- a CDS encoding transcriptional regulator translates to MGRRTASQPSISGLRRAKFARRAPAALSELAGPEHGTVSLPLHLAWSGLTTFDLDQPRLRMSYYRLVLAEGQHDDLVRFLNHGLLVSLWPTLHTLISRDVREVWERSFDELAHSPQAAA, encoded by the coding sequence GTGGGTCGACGTACGGCATCACAGCCCAGCATTTCCGGTCTCCGCCGCGCCAAGTTCGCCCGGCGCGCGCCGGCAGCACTCTCCGAGCTCGCCGGCCCCGAGCACGGCACAGTGAGCCTGCCGCTTCACCTGGCGTGGTCGGGCCTGACCACGTTCGACCTCGACCAGCCCCGGCTGCGGATGAGCTACTACCGGCTCGTGTTGGCCGAAGGCCAGCACGACGATCTGGTCCGGTTCCTCAATCACGGCCTCCTCGTCAGCCTGTGGCCCACCCTGCACACACTGATCAGCCGTGATGTCCGTGAAGTCTGGGAACGCTCCTTCGACGAGCTGGCTCACAGCCCCCAGGCTGCTGCGTGA